The proteins below are encoded in one region of Microbispora sp. NBC_01189:
- a CDS encoding metallopeptidase family protein — MSDRSGDGPDPRRRVRRRDRHGRGMRGPLAPSHVPIAKSRGERFDDLVLDAVDRLKPRWGAQLAAVEFAVEEVPPADELVDGPARLSSDPIPLGRAESAAGDDPATVVLYRRPLEARARDRDTLGTLVLDVVVEQVASLLGLTPETIDPGYDDRH; from the coding sequence GTGAGCGATCGGAGCGGTGACGGGCCGGACCCCCGGCGGCGGGTGCGCCGGCGCGACCGGCACGGTCGCGGGATGCGTGGCCCGCTCGCGCCCTCGCACGTCCCCATCGCCAAGTCCCGCGGGGAGCGTTTCGACGACCTGGTGCTCGACGCGGTCGACCGGCTCAAGCCCCGGTGGGGCGCCCAGCTCGCCGCCGTCGAGTTCGCCGTCGAGGAGGTGCCGCCGGCCGACGAGCTGGTGGACGGCCCGGCCCGGTTGTCGTCGGACCCGATCCCGCTGGGACGGGCGGAGTCGGCCGCCGGGGACGACCCCGCGACCGTCGTGCTGTATCGCCGGCCGCTCGAGGCGCGGGCCCGCGACCGGGACACGCTCGGCACGCTGGTGCTGGACGTGGTGGTCGAGCAGGTGGCGAGCCTGCTGGGCCTCACCCCGGAGACGATCGACCCCGGCTACGACGACCGTCACTGA
- a CDS encoding DUF5719 family protein produces MRRLIENRFGLLALVLIASGALFGVAFVSRPAPATQVRPQAVRALVESVTAVCPAPAGSRVSVVTPPGAGGPGSATVSAIAAPDAKGTDKKGTDKKAGEDPGEKDAVIDRPGLLWQREIASGGGPLMVDATGSMAAGLESAQTARETSGAQRGLAGVRCVEPGADTWFVGPGPAAAEMTLYLANPDSAPADITFMVYSGEGPVLSERGNGAVVKPGEHRVIRLRDLAPSPLIMALRVSTRSGRVAAAVKAVLGEGRGADWLPVAAAPATRVVVPGIPGTAGKRELYVAAPGETDTVVRIKAVLEDGSYALKNKETIEVPAGSTASLDLSTGIGGQPAALVLESDVPIVAGLKITGTGARQDVAFTAGADSIDLGSVVADAQATGGKQVSRLVLSAPFAPATVEVRLLPAKGEAPAPVEVKLAAAHTQEIRLTPRGGKDAFSVVVRPLPGSGQVYGGRVLDETTKDGQLVTAQPLAVGRIWALVPPAVDAPGVVLP; encoded by the coding sequence GTGAGAAGACTGATCGAGAACCGCTTCGGCCTGCTCGCCCTCGTGCTGATCGCGTCGGGCGCGCTCTTCGGCGTGGCCTTCGTCAGCAGGCCCGCCCCGGCGACCCAGGTGCGGCCGCAGGCCGTCCGAGCGCTCGTCGAGTCGGTGACGGCCGTGTGCCCGGCGCCGGCGGGCAGCAGGGTGAGCGTGGTCACCCCGCCCGGCGCCGGTGGACCGGGGAGCGCCACCGTGTCGGCGATCGCCGCCCCGGACGCGAAGGGCACGGACAAGAAGGGCACGGACAAGAAGGCAGGCGAGGACCCGGGGGAGAAAGACGCCGTCATCGACCGGCCGGGTCTGCTGTGGCAGCGGGAGATCGCCTCCGGAGGCGGTCCTCTCATGGTCGACGCCACCGGCTCGATGGCCGCCGGGCTGGAGAGCGCGCAGACCGCCAGGGAGACCTCCGGCGCCCAGCGGGGCCTCGCCGGGGTGCGCTGCGTCGAGCCGGGCGCCGACACCTGGTTCGTCGGGCCGGGACCCGCCGCGGCCGAGATGACCCTCTATCTCGCCAACCCCGACTCCGCCCCGGCCGACATCACGTTCATGGTCTACTCGGGCGAGGGCCCGGTGCTGAGCGAGCGCGGCAACGGGGCGGTCGTCAAGCCCGGGGAGCACCGCGTGATCAGGCTGCGCGACCTCGCGCCGTCACCGCTGATCATGGCCTTACGGGTGAGCACCCGCAGCGGCCGGGTGGCCGCCGCCGTCAAGGCCGTGCTCGGGGAGGGCCGGGGCGCCGACTGGCTGCCCGTCGCCGCCGCCCCCGCCACCCGGGTCGTCGTCCCCGGCATCCCGGGCACCGCGGGGAAGCGCGAGCTGTACGTCGCCGCACCCGGGGAGACCGACACGGTCGTACGGATCAAGGCGGTGCTGGAGGACGGCTCCTACGCGCTGAAGAACAAGGAGACGATCGAGGTCCCGGCCGGCTCGACGGCCTCACTCGACCTGTCCACCGGCATCGGCGGGCAGCCCGCCGCGCTGGTGCTGGAGTCCGACGTGCCGATCGTGGCGGGTCTGAAGATCACCGGAACCGGCGCCCGGCAGGACGTCGCCTTCACGGCCGGCGCCGACTCCATCGATCTCGGCAGCGTCGTCGCGGACGCCCAGGCGACGGGAGGCAAGCAGGTCTCGCGGCTGGTGCTGTCGGCGCCCTTCGCCCCGGCCACGGTGGAGGTGCGGCTGCTGCCCGCCAAGGGGGAGGCGCCGGCCCCCGTCGAGGTCAAGCTGGCCGCCGCCCACACCCAGGAGATCAGGCTCACGCCGCGCGGAGGCAAGGACGCCTTCAGCGTCGTCGTGCGCCCGCTGCCCGGTTCCGGCCAGGTGTACGGCGGCCGGGTCCTGGACGAGACGACCAAGGACGGCCAGCTCGTCACCGCGCAGCCGCTGGCCGTGGGCCGGATCTGGGCCCTGGTGCCCCCGGCCGTCGACGCACCGGGCGTCGTCCTCCCCTGA
- a CDS encoding DUF3499 domain-containing protein — translation MSPVRSCSRTACRQPAVFTLTYVYADSTAVLGPLATYVEPHCYDLCAEHAERLTAPRGWEVVRLPSESVSPSGDDLEALANAVREAARPAPAAGEPVGQAVEVGRRGHLRVLKSAQPNRER, via the coding sequence GTGAGCCCCGTCCGCAGCTGTTCCCGTACCGCCTGCAGGCAGCCTGCCGTCTTCACACTCACGTATGTCTACGCCGACTCGACCGCCGTACTCGGCCCTCTGGCGACGTACGTCGAGCCCCATTGCTACGACCTGTGCGCGGAGCACGCGGAACGGCTCACCGCGCCCAGAGGCTGGGAGGTCGTGCGCCTTCCGTCCGAGTCCGTGTCCCCGAGCGGAGACGACCTGGAGGCGCTGGCGAACGCGGTCCGCGAGGCCGCCCGCCCCGCCCCCGCGGCGGGAGAGCCGGTCGGTCAGGCGGTCGAGGTGGGGCGCCGGGGTCATCTGCGCGTGCTCAAGTCGGCGCAGCCCAATCGGGAGCGCTGA
- a CDS encoding DUF6230 family protein yields the protein MIQQGRVRWKRFALVFVPALAVASVLVGATAEGAIGASFVVSGDTFKVSADRLQGQGFVQYGSVTENKNGRKIPVAVSGIRKATLTNMCQTVLMKSPVGAVTLRITAGTGKAPVTAENMIVDVSQIQGNAVFTGIEAGRDAGTLDQVPEAQGAAGMFGQQASAVSIENFRQVSWSVNAATFKLPGLNLTVEPGEHECF from the coding sequence ATGATCCAGCAGGGACGCGTGCGCTGGAAACGGTTCGCGCTCGTCTTCGTACCCGCGCTCGCGGTCGCCTCCGTGCTCGTCGGCGCGACCGCCGAGGGCGCCATCGGCGCGTCGTTCGTGGTCTCGGGCGACACGTTCAAGGTCTCCGCCGACAGGCTGCAGGGCCAGGGCTTCGTGCAGTACGGCAGCGTCACCGAGAACAAGAATGGCCGGAAGATCCCGGTCGCGGTCTCCGGCATCCGGAAGGCCACCCTGACGAACATGTGCCAGACCGTCCTGATGAAGTCGCCGGTCGGCGCGGTGACGCTCCGGATCACCGCGGGCACCGGCAAGGCCCCGGTGACCGCGGAAAACATGATCGTCGATGTCTCCCAGATCCAGGGCAACGCGGTCTTCACCGGCATCGAGGCCGGCCGCGACGCCGGCACGCTCGACCAGGTGCCGGAGGCGCAGGGCGCCGCGGGCATGTTCGGCCAGCAGGCGAGCGCGGTCTCCATCGAGAACTTCCGGCAGGTCTCCTGGTCGGTCAACGCGGCGACCTTCAAGCTTCCGGGCCTGAATTTGACCGTCGAACCCGGCGAGCACGAGTGCTTCTGA
- a CDS encoding WhiB family transcriptional regulator, which yields MAQALDGEDLGWQERALCAQTDPEAFFPEKGGSTREAKKVCRSCEVRAECLEYALQHDERFGIWGGLSERERRKMKRQAV from the coding sequence ATGGCACAGGCGCTCGATGGTGAAGATCTTGGGTGGCAGGAACGCGCCCTGTGCGCGCAGACCGATCCTGAGGCGTTCTTTCCTGAGAAGGGCGGCTCCACCAGGGAAGCCAAGAAGGTGTGCCGTTCGTGCGAGGTTCGTGCGGAGTGCCTTGAGTACGCACTTCAGCATGACGAACGTTTCGGCATCTGGGGCGGTCTGTCCGAGCGCGAGCGACGCAAGATGAAGCGCCAGGCCGTCTGA
- a CDS encoding glycosyltransferase family 2 protein translates to MHSVTAIVVAHDGARWLKETLAALPRQTRPLDRVVGVDNGSRDGSAKLLTEAFGSHNVLTMPRSTGFGEAVHEVLRRLPPAPGQEWVWLLHDDCAPDAGALQALLWAAEQDPKAAILGPKLRDWLDRRVLLEMGVTVSRSGRRDTGLEPREYDQGQHDELADVLSVSTAGMLIRRDVWDELSGLDTGLPLFRDDLDLCWRARAAGHRVLNVSDAVAWHAEASARRRRRISTSEEHPRRLDRRNGLFVLMANLPFGAFARSVLRNVFGSALRALLFLLAKQPANALDEVAALGSVLGRPWRLLRARKARRNGRKQSWPAIRRKLTPPGAALRRLADMVQGFLAGTGPVDSAGRHHAAAETGEEDGDELLTDSGGVQRLLSSPGVVLCLILAAITLAAERTLLPDGLLGGGALVPVTGSAADLWRLYVEDHHAAGLGSGTWAPPYVAVLAGLSALALGKTWLVVGVLLLGCVPLAGFSAYAATKRMIPYTPARVWLAATYALLPVTTGAVAGGRLGTAIVIVLLPVYAALAIRVTAGSSRAAWGFGLLLAVGTAFVPLVYVLVVILGGLAAVSFGGVRRGATRSIAIGLGTPVVLLFPWLVQIAQEPGRILLESGLHDPRLSDPRLAAESLLMLSPGGPGVPPVWTTAGLVAVALAALLLRRHQMVVAIGWGVMLFGLLVAIVVSRITVHVGGAIGEAAGGAVPVWPGVPLAFAATGLLVAAAHPAHRITEFRAARGLRRLGAMLIVVVAFATPLAAAGLWVARSADGPLRHDVADPVPLLAAVESAPGEGTLLLRSRDGEIGYTLLRGRGPLIGESDLEPPGEASTGFGAAVAGLASGRGGEYARTLASSGVRFVSVPAPVDPALQRALDSEPALARMSLSEAGGLWRMSGQVTVPPPAAPASALHRGWLWAQGALLVLVLVLASPGARTADADGGSADGPAEEGPRGRRRGRDDRARNDKGRNDKGREGGGRGRGGEGRGGDDRGREETVPA, encoded by the coding sequence GTGCACTCGGTGACCGCGATCGTCGTCGCTCACGACGGCGCCCGCTGGCTCAAGGAGACGCTGGCGGCGCTGCCGCGCCAGACCCGGCCTCTCGACCGTGTCGTCGGTGTCGACAACGGCAGCCGTGACGGCAGTGCGAAGCTGCTGACCGAGGCGTTCGGCTCGCACAACGTGCTGACCATGCCGAGGTCCACCGGATTCGGCGAGGCCGTCCACGAGGTGCTGCGGCGGCTGCCTCCCGCGCCCGGCCAGGAGTGGGTCTGGCTGCTCCACGACGACTGCGCTCCCGACGCGGGCGCGCTGCAGGCCCTGCTGTGGGCCGCCGAGCAGGACCCCAAGGCCGCGATCCTCGGCCCCAAGCTGCGCGACTGGCTCGACCGGCGGGTGCTGCTGGAGATGGGCGTGACCGTCAGCAGGTCCGGACGGCGCGACACCGGCCTGGAGCCGAGGGAGTACGACCAGGGCCAGCACGACGAGCTCGCCGACGTCCTGTCGGTCTCCACGGCGGGCATGCTCATCCGCAGGGACGTCTGGGACGAGCTGTCCGGCCTCGACACCGGTCTGCCGCTGTTCCGCGACGACCTCGATCTGTGCTGGCGCGCCCGCGCGGCGGGCCATCGCGTGCTCAACGTGAGCGACGCGGTGGCCTGGCACGCCGAGGCGTCCGCGCGGCGCCGCCGCCGCATCTCCACGAGTGAGGAGCACCCGCGCAGGCTCGACCGGCGCAACGGCCTGTTCGTCCTGATGGCGAACCTCCCGTTCGGCGCGTTCGCGCGGTCCGTGCTGCGCAACGTCTTCGGGTCGGCGCTCCGGGCCCTGCTGTTCCTGCTGGCCAAACAGCCGGCCAACGCCCTGGACGAAGTGGCCGCGCTCGGCTCGGTCCTCGGCCGTCCGTGGCGTCTGCTGCGGGCCCGCAAGGCGCGCCGGAACGGCAGGAAGCAGAGCTGGCCCGCGATCAGGCGCAAGCTCACCCCGCCCGGCGCCGCGCTGCGCCGTCTCGCCGACATGGTGCAGGGCTTCCTGGCCGGGACGGGCCCGGTCGACTCGGCGGGCCGCCACCACGCCGCCGCCGAGACCGGCGAGGAGGACGGCGACGAACTGCTCACCGATTCCGGCGGAGTCCAGCGCCTGCTGAGCAGCCCCGGAGTGGTGCTCTGCCTGATCCTCGCCGCGATCACGCTGGCCGCCGAACGGACACTGCTGCCGGACGGCCTGCTCGGCGGCGGCGCGCTGGTGCCCGTCACCGGGAGCGCGGCCGACCTCTGGCGGCTCTACGTCGAGGACCACCACGCCGCCGGGCTCGGCTCCGGCACCTGGGCCCCGCCGTACGTCGCCGTGCTGGCCGGGCTGTCGGCGCTCGCGCTGGGCAAGACCTGGCTGGTCGTCGGCGTGCTGCTGCTCGGCTGCGTGCCGCTGGCCGGGTTCTCGGCGTACGCCGCGACGAAGCGGATGATCCCCTACACGCCGGCGCGGGTCTGGCTGGCCGCCACCTACGCGCTGCTTCCGGTGACGACGGGCGCGGTGGCCGGCGGACGGCTCGGCACCGCGATCGTGATCGTGTTGCTGCCGGTCTACGCGGCGCTCGCCATCCGGGTGACGGCCGGGTCTAGCCGGGCCGCCTGGGGGTTCGGCCTGCTCCTGGCCGTGGGCACGGCGTTCGTCCCGCTCGTGTACGTGCTGGTGGTGATCCTCGGCGGCCTCGCCGCGGTGTCGTTCGGCGGCGTCCGCAGGGGAGCCACGAGGTCGATCGCGATCGGTCTCGGCACCCCGGTCGTCCTGCTGTTCCCGTGGCTGGTCCAGATCGCTCAGGAGCCGGGGCGCATCCTGCTGGAGTCCGGCCTGCACGACCCCCGGCTCTCCGACCCCCGGCTCGCCGCGGAGTCGCTGCTCATGCTGAGTCCCGGCGGCCCGGGGGTGCCGCCCGTGTGGACGACGGCCGGCCTGGTCGCGGTGGCACTGGCCGCCCTGCTGCTGCGGCGGCACCAGATGGTCGTCGCCATCGGCTGGGGCGTGATGCTCTTCGGCCTGCTGGTGGCGATCGTGGTCAGCCGGATCACCGTCCACGTGGGCGGAGCGATCGGGGAGGCCGCCGGGGGAGCCGTCCCCGTATGGCCCGGCGTGCCGCTGGCGTTCGCGGCGACCGGCCTGCTGGTCGCGGCCGCGCATCCCGCGCACCGGATCACCGAGTTCCGCGCCGCCCGCGGGCTGCGCCGCCTGGGCGCGATGCTCATCGTCGTGGTCGCCTTCGCCACGCCGCTGGCCGCCGCTGGGCTGTGGGTCGCCAGGAGCGCGGACGGCCCGCTGCGGCACGACGTGGCCGATCCCGTGCCGCTGCTCGCCGCGGTCGAGTCGGCACCGGGAGAGGGCACGCTGCTGCTGCGCTCCAGGGACGGCGAGATCGGCTACACGCTGCTGCGCGGCCGGGGGCCGCTGATCGGCGAGTCCGACCTGGAACCGCCGGGCGAGGCGAGCACCGGTTTCGGTGCGGCGGTCGCCGGGCTCGCCTCCGGGCGGGGCGGCGAGTACGCGCGGACGCTCGCGTCGTCCGGAGTCCGCTTCGTGTCGGTGCCCGCCCCGGTCGATCCGGCGTTGCAACGGGCGCTCGACTCCGAGCCCGCCCTGGCCAGGATGAGCCTGTCGGAGGCGGGTGGCCTGTGGCGCATGTCGGGCCAGGTCACGGTGCCGCCGCCCGCCGCGCCCGCGAGCGCGCTGCACCGCGGGTGGCTGTGGGCGCAGGGCGCGCTGCTCGTGCTCGTCCTCGTGCTGGCCTCGCCCGGCGCCCGTACGGCGGATGCCGACGGCGGCTCCGCCGACGGTCCGGCCGAGGAGGGGCCGCGGGGCCGCCGCCGAGGCCGGGACGACAGGGCCCGGAACGACAAGGGCCGGAACGACAAGGGCCGGGAAGGCGGGGGCCGCGGCAGAGGCGGCGAAGGCAGGGGCGGCGACGACAGGGGCAGGGAAGAAACGGTGCCCGCGTGA
- a CDS encoding phosphomannomutase/phosphoglucomutase → MADLSRIFKAYDVRGVVPDELDEEIAQAVGAAFVELTGATSVVTAHDMRTSSGPLAAAFARGATSRGADVVNAGLGSTDMLYYASGSLNLPGVMFTASHNPAKYNGMKMCRAGAVPVGTDTGLLEIRDRAAELLESGLGGTPGAGTVTERNLLEGYAAHLKTLVDLSGIRPLKVVVDAGNGMGGYTVPEVFKGLPIELTPLYFELDGSFPNHEANPIEPENLRDLQKAVVSQGADIGIAFDGDADRCWVIDERGESVPPSTITALVAVRELAKDPGATVIHNLITSKGVPEIVAEHGGKPVRTRVGHSFIKAEMARTGAVFGGEHSAHYYFRDFWFADSGMLAALHVLAALGEQDRPLSEVLSRYSRYAASGEINSRVDDQTAALARVRETFAAREGVTFDELDGLTVSGPDWWFNLRPSNTEPLLRLNAEASDEEKVAAVRDEVLAVVRS, encoded by the coding sequence GTGGCCGACCTCAGCAGGATCTTCAAGGCGTACGACGTGCGCGGTGTGGTGCCCGACGAGCTCGACGAGGAGATCGCGCAGGCCGTAGGGGCGGCGTTCGTGGAGCTGACCGGTGCGACGTCGGTGGTGACGGCCCACGACATGCGCACCTCCTCCGGCCCGCTGGCCGCGGCCTTCGCGCGGGGCGCGACCTCCCGCGGCGCCGACGTCGTCAACGCCGGCCTCGGCTCGACCGACATGCTCTACTACGCCAGCGGCAGCCTGAACCTGCCGGGCGTGATGTTCACGGCGAGCCACAACCCGGCCAAGTACAACGGCATGAAGATGTGCCGCGCCGGGGCCGTTCCCGTGGGCACCGACACCGGGCTGCTGGAGATCCGCGACCGCGCGGCCGAGCTGCTCGAAAGTGGGCTGGGCGGCACTCCCGGCGCGGGCACGGTGACGGAACGCAACCTGCTGGAGGGCTACGCCGCCCACCTCAAGACCCTGGTCGACCTGTCGGGAATCCGGCCGCTGAAGGTGGTCGTCGACGCCGGCAACGGGATGGGCGGCTACACGGTCCCCGAGGTCTTCAAGGGCCTGCCGATCGAGCTGACCCCGCTCTACTTCGAGCTCGACGGCAGCTTCCCCAACCACGAGGCCAACCCGATCGAGCCGGAGAACCTGCGCGACCTGCAGAAGGCGGTCGTCTCGCAGGGCGCCGACATCGGCATCGCCTTCGACGGCGACGCCGACCGCTGCTGGGTCATCGACGAGCGGGGCGAGTCGGTGCCGCCGTCCACGATCACCGCGCTGGTCGCGGTGCGCGAGCTGGCCAAGGACCCCGGCGCGACGGTCATCCACAACCTGATCACGTCCAAGGGCGTGCCGGAGATCGTCGCCGAGCACGGCGGCAAGCCGGTCCGCACCCGCGTGGGCCACTCGTTCATCAAGGCCGAGATGGCCCGCACCGGCGCGGTCTTCGGCGGCGAGCACTCGGCCCACTACTACTTCCGCGACTTCTGGTTCGCCGATTCCGGCATGCTGGCCGCGCTGCACGTGCTCGCCGCGCTGGGCGAGCAGGACCGGCCGCTGTCGGAGGTGCTGTCGCGCTACTCGCGCTACGCCGCCTCCGGGGAGATCAACAGCAGGGTGGACGACCAGACGGCGGCCCTGGCCCGCGTACGGGAGACCTTCGCGGCGCGTGAGGGTGTTACCTTCGACGAGCTGGACGGACTCACCGTCAGCGGTCCGGACTGGTGGTTCAACCTGCGTCCGTCGAACACCGAGCCGCTGCTGCGGCTCAACGCGGAGGCCTCCGACGAGGAGAAGGTCGCCGCCGTCCGCGACGAAGTGCTCGCCGTCGTAAGGAGCTGA
- a CDS encoding SIS domain-containing protein, whose amino-acid sequence MTGAGGARFEPDRLDDQAYLVEGDPSGMLRTVASSAAEVRTAYRAAVESGLARIGRDGRPRAIVVAGMGASGLAGEVLEALCRYGSPVPVVTVRGYRLPGWVGAADLVVAVSRSGTTEETVAVTAEALRRGCGVVGVGAPDTPLAALVARGGGPYVPVGGEAGQPEATLWSLMVPPILAAAAFGLVPVEEDEFEVVAGRLEDLAHRCRPSSESFINPGKTLAMELAGTVPVVWGTSPVAAVAAHLLATRLGAHAGYPAIWGELPEAAHNQIGTFDGPLAGRDIFADPHLDEPVGGPRLRLFLLRDVEEHPQVTRSRTAAVRMAEDRGVPVSEITADGVRPLERLAALAGLCDYATVYLALGYGIDPASVAVSTELRARISQ is encoded by the coding sequence ATGACCGGTGCCGGTGGGGCCCGGTTCGAGCCCGACCGGCTCGACGACCAGGCATATCTGGTGGAGGGCGACCCCTCCGGCATGCTCCGTACGGTGGCCTCCTCGGCCGCCGAGGTGCGCACGGCGTACCGGGCGGCCGTGGAGAGCGGCCTCGCGCGGATCGGCCGCGACGGGCGTCCGCGGGCGATCGTGGTGGCGGGCATGGGCGCGAGCGGGCTCGCCGGCGAGGTGCTCGAGGCGCTGTGCCGGTACGGCTCCCCGGTTCCGGTCGTGACGGTGCGCGGCTACCGGCTGCCCGGCTGGGTCGGCGCCGCCGATCTCGTCGTCGCCGTCTCCCGCTCGGGGACGACCGAGGAGACCGTCGCCGTGACCGCCGAGGCCCTACGGCGCGGCTGCGGGGTCGTCGGCGTGGGCGCGCCGGACACGCCGCTGGCCGCCCTGGTCGCGCGGGGCGGCGGGCCGTACGTGCCGGTCGGCGGGGAGGCCGGGCAGCCCGAGGCGACCCTGTGGTCGCTGATGGTGCCGCCGATCCTCGCGGCGGCGGCGTTCGGGCTGGTCCCCGTGGAGGAGGACGAGTTCGAGGTGGTCGCGGGGCGGCTGGAGGACCTCGCGCACCGCTGCCGCCCGTCGAGCGAGTCGTTCATCAACCCCGGCAAGACGCTGGCCATGGAACTGGCCGGCACGGTTCCGGTCGTCTGGGGCACCTCTCCGGTGGCCGCGGTGGCGGCCCACCTCCTGGCCACCCGGCTCGGCGCGCACGCGGGATATCCCGCGATCTGGGGCGAGCTGCCCGAGGCGGCGCACAACCAGATCGGGACGTTCGACGGCCCCCTCGCCGGGCGTGACATCTTCGCCGACCCTCATCTGGACGAGCCGGTAGGCGGCCCCCGGCTGCGCCTGTTCCTGCTGCGTGACGTGGAGGAACACCCGCAGGTGACCCGGTCCCGCACCGCCGCCGTACGGATGGCCGAGGACCGCGGGGTGCCGGTGTCGGAGATCACGGCCGACGGCGTGCGCCCGCTGGAGCGGCTCGCCGCCCTCGCCGGGCTGTGCGACTACGCGACTGTCTACCTGGCTCTCGGGTACGGGATCGACCCGGCGTCGGTGGCCGTGTCCACGGAACTCCGGGCCAGGATTTCGCAGTAG
- the cofD gene encoding 2-phospho-L-lactate transferase — MRIVSLAGGIGGARFLRGLKAAAPDSEITVIGNTGDDITLFGLRVCPDLDTVMYTLGGGINEEQGWGRDGETFTVKEELAAYGMEPQWFGLGDRDFATHIIRTQMLAAGYPLSQVTEALCDRWRPGVRLLPMSDDRTETHVVVADDAGRRAVHFQEWWVRLRASVPAEQIVLVGADEARPAPGVLDAIRDADHVILPPSNPVVSIGTILQIPGIRTALEDKTVVGVSPIIGGAPVRGMADACLTAIGVETSAQAVLELYGPALVDGWLVAEEDKGVALDGVTVEARPLLMSDPGATRDLAAAALALAQSLR, encoded by the coding sequence ATGCGCATCGTGTCCCTCGCCGGAGGTATCGGCGGCGCCCGCTTCCTCCGAGGTCTCAAGGCCGCGGCGCCCGATTCGGAGATCACCGTCATCGGCAACACCGGCGACGACATCACTCTTTTCGGGCTACGGGTGTGTCCCGATCTCGACACCGTCATGTACACGCTGGGCGGCGGCATCAACGAGGAGCAGGGCTGGGGCCGGGACGGCGAAACGTTCACGGTCAAGGAGGAGCTCGCCGCGTACGGCATGGAGCCGCAGTGGTTCGGCCTCGGCGACCGCGACTTCGCCACCCACATCATCCGCACCCAGATGCTCGCCGCCGGATATCCCCTCTCCCAGGTGACCGAGGCGCTGTGCGACCGCTGGCGGCCCGGGGTGCGGCTGCTGCCCATGTCGGACGACCGCACCGAGACCCATGTCGTCGTCGCCGACGACGCGGGCCGGCGGGCCGTCCACTTCCAGGAGTGGTGGGTGCGGCTGCGCGCGTCCGTGCCGGCCGAGCAGATCGTGCTCGTCGGCGCCGACGAGGCCCGCCCGGCCCCCGGCGTGCTCGACGCGATCCGCGACGCCGACCACGTGATCCTCCCGCCGTCCAACCCGGTCGTCAGCATCGGCACGATCCTGCAGATCCCGGGCATCCGGACGGCGCTGGAGGACAAGACGGTCGTCGGCGTCTCCCCCATCATCGGCGGCGCTCCGGTGCGCGGCATGGCCGACGCCTGCCTGACGGCGATCGGCGTCGAGACGAGCGCCCAGGCCGTCCTCGAACTGTACGGACCGGCTCTGGTCGACGGCTGGCTCGTCGCGGAGGAGGACAAGGGCGTGGCGCTCGACGGCGTGACGGTGGAGGCGCGTCCGCTGCTGATGAGCGACCCCGGTGCGACGAGGGACCTCGCCGCCGCGGCCCTCGCCCTGGCCCAGTCTTTGCGGTGA
- a CDS encoding cation diffusion facilitator family transporter yields MSAGGGTKAILAALGANMAIAVAKFVAFLFTGSSSMLAESVHSVADSGNQALLMLGGKQATKRSTRKHPFGYGRERYFYAFVVAVVLFTIGALFSLYEGWHKISDPQPVESPQWAFGVLVFAIVAEGFSFRTAIKESRVHKGKESWLSFIRRSKAPELPVVLLEDFGALLGLVFALSGVAMAVITGNGAWDGAGSLVIGLLLAVIAVILAIETKSLLIGESAAPEMEKKICAALESAPEVSRVIHLRTLHLGPEELLVAAKIAVEHDDTASEVARGIDEAERRIREAVPIARVIYLEPDLYRADAASTQPAGA; encoded by the coding sequence GTGAGTGCGGGTGGCGGTACCAAGGCGATCCTCGCGGCGCTCGGCGCCAACATGGCGATCGCGGTGGCGAAGTTCGTGGCGTTCCTCTTCACCGGGTCGTCCTCCATGCTCGCCGAGTCGGTCCACTCCGTGGCCGACTCCGGCAACCAGGCGCTGCTGATGCTGGGCGGCAAGCAGGCCACCAAGCGGAGCACCCGCAAACACCCGTTCGGCTACGGGCGCGAGCGGTACTTCTACGCGTTCGTCGTGGCGGTCGTGCTGTTCACGATCGGCGCACTGTTCTCGCTGTACGAGGGCTGGCACAAGATCTCCGACCCGCAGCCGGTGGAGTCGCCGCAGTGGGCGTTCGGCGTGCTGGTCTTCGCGATCGTCGCCGAGGGGTTCTCCTTCCGTACGGCGATCAAGGAATCGAGGGTGCACAAGGGCAAGGAGTCCTGGCTGTCCTTCATCCGGCGGTCCAAGGCGCCCGAGCTGCCCGTCGTGCTGCTGGAGGACTTCGGCGCGCTGCTCGGCCTGGTCTTCGCGCTGTCCGGCGTCGCGATGGCGGTGATCACCGGCAACGGCGCGTGGGACGGCGCGGGCAGCCTCGTGATCGGCCTGCTGCTCGCGGTGATCGCGGTCATCCTGGCCATCGAGACCAAGTCGCTGCTGATCGGGGAGAGCGCCGCCCCCGAGATGGAGAAGAAGATCTGCGCGGCACTGGAGTCGGCTCCCGAGGTCAGCCGGGTGATCCACCTGCGCACCCTGCACCTCGGCCCGGAGGAGCTGCTGGTCGCCGCCAAGATCGCGGTCGAGCACGACGACACAGCGAGCGAGGTGGCCCGGGGCATCGACGAGGCCGAACGGCGCATCCGCGAGGCCGTGCCGATCGCCCGGGTGATCTACCTGGAGCCGGACCTCTACCGGGCGGACGCCGCCTCGACGCAGCCCGCCGGTGCCTGA
- a CDS encoding Trm112 family protein → MKIDDWLLDILACPACKSPLRAVPEADELACTSESCGLVYPVRDDIPVLLVDEARRA, encoded by the coding sequence TTGAAGATCGACGACTGGCTGCTGGACATCCTCGCGTGCCCGGCGTGCAAGTCCCCCCTCCGCGCCGTGCCGGAGGCGGACGAGCTGGCCTGCACGTCCGAGTCGTGCGGCCTGGTCTATCCGGTGCGTGACGACATCCCGGTCCTCCTCGTCGACGAGGCCCGCCGGGCATGA